Proteins from one Flammeovirgaceae bacterium genomic window:
- a CDS encoding helicase: MNRTDLHTDTTFFTNEPGSTLLDRFMRTLKDTQYFDVLVGYFRSSGFYQMYEAIEKVDKTRILVGLGVDEESYKTINEYQNQTVMDFDSHANAKKEYQKNLIKEIEKSKEVDKRLEIGIRKFIEFLQTDCPDKDLDIRQRGNGKKLEIKAYPSKNIHAKVYISRYHEDDKEYGSVITGSSNFSLSGLVANREFNVQLKDRRDVDYALDQFENLWKDAVDISEEFVDAVKNKTWLNDTILPYELYLKLIYEYMQEDINLEENFESFLPEGFMKLDYQEQAVRQAMKKLEEYNGVFLADVVGLGKTFITAQLLQQLRGKMLIICPPVLKDYWEQSLMDFRVPAKVESLGKLEHIIRKGIDRWDYIVVDEAHRFRNEATQSYADLLDICRGKKVILVGATPLNNTIDDIFAQLKLFQAPKNSNIPGIINLEKFFNSLRKRLKKFEKHDPEYHEMIHEVSKEIRERILKYVMVRRTRNDVMKYFKKDMEQQGLVFPDMQNPQKIIYEYEGAIEDVFNQTIRHLTEFRYARYVPLLYYTGNKGLTEFEKQQQRNVGGFMKGILVKRLESSFFAFKKSVQRFIKSYERFIDMYNDGTVYISKKVNVYDLLDNDDLEKLEKAVEEERAQKYESKDFRKDFLTDLKHDLELLRQVWGLWKDVDEDPKLEKFIEELKRHEKLKKKHLVIFSESKETGDYLYENLIKVFPNQVMFYSSKGGRHTDKKLTSKHTIARDMILENFDPGSKTPANDLRILIATDILAEGINLHRSNVLINYDLPWNPTRVLQRAGRVNRLGTKHPNVYIFNFFPTTQSDEHLGLEVNITNKLQMFHDILGEDAKYLSDGEEVSSQELFDTLNNKKAYTGEDEEGDSELKYLEMMRNLRDNDPDLFDRIKKLPKKARSGRKVVNNEDEKLITFFRLGKLKKFYMTNGSEALELDFFNAAYLLECEPNTKRASIPSEQYFKMLEINKARFELDTTQNEDDKGSGGASNVKYIEKRMRDVAFRRYKGFTDSDEEFILGVKQMIQQGLMAKKTAQKIKKELEQEDDPLKMLYILQRNIRSVAVEEIQNGKSPIAREVILSGYLLK, from the coding sequence TTGAATAGAACAGACTTACATACGGATACGACCTTTTTTACAAATGAGCCTGGTTCAACATTGTTAGACAGATTCATGAGAACCCTTAAAGACACACAATACTTTGATGTGTTGGTAGGCTATTTCCGCTCCTCTGGGTTTTACCAGATGTATGAGGCCATCGAAAAGGTGGATAAGACAAGAATTCTTGTTGGACTAGGTGTTGATGAAGAATCGTACAAAACCATTAATGAGTACCAGAATCAAACAGTAATGGACTTTGATTCTCATGCCAATGCCAAAAAAGAGTACCAAAAGAACCTGATCAAGGAAATCGAAAAATCAAAAGAGGTTGACAAACGACTGGAAATCGGAATTAGGAAATTCATTGAGTTCCTTCAAACAGACTGTCCAGACAAAGACCTTGACATCAGGCAAAGAGGTAACGGCAAGAAACTCGAAATCAAAGCCTACCCTTCTAAAAATATTCACGCCAAAGTTTACATCAGCCGCTATCATGAAGATGATAAGGAATACGGCTCAGTAATAACAGGGTCAAGCAACTTTTCCCTTTCCGGTTTGGTGGCCAACCGAGAATTCAATGTGCAGCTTAAAGACCGTAGAGATGTTGACTACGCTCTGGATCAATTCGAAAACCTGTGGAAAGATGCGGTTGATATATCGGAAGAGTTCGTTGATGCAGTCAAGAATAAAACCTGGCTTAACGACACTATCCTGCCTTATGAACTATATCTAAAGTTGATTTACGAGTACATGCAGGAAGACATTAATCTGGAAGAAAACTTCGAGTCTTTCTTGCCGGAAGGTTTTATGAAACTGGATTACCAGGAGCAAGCTGTACGACAAGCCATGAAAAAGCTTGAGGAATACAACGGTGTATTCCTTGCTGATGTAGTGGGTCTTGGTAAAACTTTTATTACTGCTCAATTGCTTCAACAACTGAGAGGAAAAATGCTCATTATCTGTCCGCCTGTTCTTAAAGACTACTGGGAACAGAGCTTGATGGATTTTCGAGTCCCAGCCAAAGTAGAATCACTTGGTAAATTGGAACATATCATCCGTAAAGGTATCGACCGATGGGATTACATTGTGGTAGATGAGGCACACCGTTTCAGAAATGAAGCCACTCAATCTTATGCTGATCTTCTGGACATATGCCGCGGCAAGAAGGTCATTCTTGTTGGTGCAACCCCATTGAACAATACCATTGATGACATTTTCGCGCAATTAAAACTTTTTCAGGCACCCAAAAACTCAAACATTCCGGGAATTATCAATTTGGAGAAGTTCTTCAATAGCCTTAGAAAAAGACTGAAGAAGTTTGAAAAGCACGATCCCGAATACCATGAGATGATTCATGAAGTCTCAAAGGAAATTCGGGAAAGAATACTCAAGTATGTAATGGTGCGAAGAACCCGGAATGATGTCATGAAGTATTTCAAGAAGGACATGGAGCAGCAGGGTCTGGTCTTTCCTGACATGCAGAATCCGCAAAAGATCATCTATGAGTATGAAGGTGCGATTGAAGACGTTTTTAATCAAACTATACGGCACCTAACTGAGTTTCGGTATGCGCGCTATGTGCCGCTGCTTTACTACACCGGCAATAAAGGACTAACAGAATTTGAGAAACAGCAACAACGCAATGTGGGCGGTTTCATGAAGGGTATTTTAGTGAAGCGTCTGGAAAGTTCCTTTTTTGCTTTCAAAAAAAGTGTTCAACGATTTATAAAGTCTTATGAGCGCTTTATTGATATGTACAATGATGGAACGGTTTACATCAGCAAAAAAGTGAATGTCTATGACCTGCTGGACAATGACGACTTAGAAAAGCTAGAAAAAGCAGTTGAGGAAGAAAGGGCACAGAAGTATGAATCCAAAGATTTTCGAAAAGACTTCTTGACTGATTTGAAGCACGACTTAGAATTACTCAGGCAGGTATGGGGCTTATGGAAGGATGTGGATGAAGACCCTAAACTAGAAAAGTTCATTGAGGAACTCAAAAGGCATGAGAAACTCAAAAAGAAACACCTTGTCATCTTCTCGGAATCTAAAGAAACAGGCGACTACCTCTATGAGAACCTAATCAAGGTTTTTCCTAATCAGGTCATGTTTTATTCCAGTAAAGGCGGTAGGCATACCGATAAAAAACTGACTTCGAAGCACACCATCGCTCGGGATATGATTCTCGAGAATTTCGATCCCGGTTCAAAAACACCGGCCAATGATCTGAGAATTCTGATTGCTACAGACATTCTTGCGGAAGGTATCAACCTGCACCGTTCGAACGTGCTTATCAATTACGATTTGCCTTGGAACCCGACTCGCGTTTTACAGCGAGCAGGTCGTGTAAATCGTTTGGGTACGAAGCATCCAAACGTTTATATCTTCAACTTCTTCCCCACCACCCAATCCGATGAACACTTGGGACTGGAAGTGAACATCACCAATAAGCTTCAAATGTTTCACGACATTTTAGGGGAAGACGCCAAATACCTGTCCGATGGTGAGGAAGTAAGCAGTCAGGAACTTTTCGACACTTTGAATAACAAAAAGGCTTACACGGGTGAAGATGAAGAAGGCGATTCGGAGTTGAAGTATCTGGAAATGATGCGCAACCTCCGTGACAATGATCCTGACCTTTTTGACCGAATTAAAAAACTACCCAAAAAAGCTCGTTCAGGGAGGAAAGTCGTAAATAATGAAGATGAGAAGCTCATTACCTTCTTCCGATTGGGTAAGCTGAAAAAGTTTTACATGACCAATGGTTCTGAAGCTCTTGAGCTAGACTTCTTTAACGCGGCCTATCTTCTGGAATGTGAACCGAACACCAAAAGAGCCTCCATTCCCTCAGAGCAGTATTTCAAAATGCTTGAAATCAATAAGGCTCGATTTGAATTGGATACCACGCAAAACGAAGATGACAAAGGAAGTGGCGGTGCATCCAATGTGAAGTACATTGAAAAGCGCATGCGGGATGTCGCCTTTCGCAGATACAAGGGTTTTACAGACTCTGATGAAGAATTCATTTTAGGCGTGAAGCAGATGATTCAGCAAGGCTTGATGGCCAAAAAGACAGCCCAGAAGATCAAAAAGGAATTGGAGCAGGAAGATGATCCGTTGAAAATGCTTTACATCCTTCAGCGAAACATCAGGTCAGTAGCTGTTGAAGAAATTCAAAATGGAAAATCCCCCATCGCAAGGGAAGTAATATTATCAGGATATCTATTGAAGTAA
- a CDS encoding helix-turn-helix transcriptional regulator, with amino-acid sequence MLGQRLRELREKKGMLLREVAAHLEIDTAMISKIEREEKSCKREHIIKLAKLLDSSEQELTVLWLSDSIYPIVKDETFGIKALDQVKKRLKKLE; translated from the coding sequence ATGTTAGGTCAAAGACTCAGAGAGTTGAGGGAGAAAAAAGGGATGCTTCTTCGAGAGGTTGCAGCACATCTTGAAATCGACACTGCTATGATAAGCAAGATCGAAAGAGAAGAAAAAAGCTGCAAAAGAGAGCACATTATAAAGTTGGCCAAGCTGCTTGATTCAAGCGAACAGGAACTCACTGTACTATGGCTTTCTGATAGCATCTATCCTATTGTAAAAGACGAAACCTTTGGGATAAAGGCACTCGACCAAGTAAAGAAAAGATTGAAAAAACTTGAATAG
- a CDS encoding N-6 DNA methylase yields the protein MEKKQAQDYIKQVLNSRFDQEQFELFVRNLLNEFEPRDNNYSGNLIPEAFRDHIAHYKRIGKYTDPEGEPMDILIVQTRSVNKLERTRTALRNFVVRHLKNFDKYYALVAFYSKEDNGEEWRLSLVKIDIEQERTDKGKIKAKEEIVPAKRFSYLVGVHEDAYTAQRQLLPLLVNDHSNPLVVKEKDGDGSIEGAFSIEKVTDEFYEQYKELYLKLTENARLTKALEKEGLDSVRFVKKLLGQIVFLYFLQKKGWLGVPKDQKMGSGSKRFLQDRFLAVEKAGGNYFNDFLRYLFYAALAREHNDEGIKYYFKRLGCKIPFLNGGLFEADYDWEKANISIPNELFRNNEKNKAGDKGTGILDVFDRYNFTIKEDEPLEKEVAVDPEMLGKVFENMLEITERKSKGAFYTPREIVHYMCQESLIHYLDNTLNEYTESYQAFDSDQTSLFGGSTNRKGNLKIELENKGDIRVPKEDIDQLIRQGHLVLEHETTVTGKGKETKSYQYKLPESIRTHAKKLDDALADIKICDPAIGSGAFPVGLLQEIVTARMVLNSFLQNEKHTPYYLKRHAIQESIYGVDIDASAIDIARLRLWLSMIVDEEDYNTIDALPNLDYKIVCGNSLIGMPESSMRDLKVEAELEKMKEEFFNETNETKKKALRQNINQKIRQLLDSAESFAGYKIDFDFKLYFSEVWHYKNGFDVVIGNPPYGAKVEKWEKDTFRNQYPDLEFKIDSYEVFILKSNYLMRPRGVTSYIIPSGLIDNFYSKKIRRNLLNQRILEIIELDDKVFKVAVVHSMIITWSRVNLNNYSIKCKIGSIEEKNAFIANQTHFLQEENYNFSLRKVEFLPLLRKIYQETLALEEIFKIKDGIDTGNNKEFVSKEEIPGWKPLIGGSDINRWTILNWRYVNYGNHLANPRDPELFENPKIIIRETGDRIIATLDEKGFYALSTLYSGFVLDHKFDLRAILAMLHSEIIHFLMVLIAFGRTKGAFTKTRIFHYYSLPIPNCLLTHQAPLCTIVDYMLCIAPKKHNNLLQAFFQSLLDAAFYELYLSEEIQAAKKQILSHLDDLKPIAEDMTDEEKLAIIQSEFERLYDPNHPVRNNLETLDSVEEVRIIKEALK from the coding sequence ATGGAAAAAAAGCAGGCACAGGATTATATCAAGCAAGTTCTGAATTCCCGATTCGATCAGGAACAATTTGAGCTGTTTGTCAGAAACCTGCTCAATGAGTTTGAACCAAGAGACAATAATTACAGTGGAAACCTGATCCCAGAAGCTTTTCGCGACCATATTGCTCATTATAAGCGTATCGGGAAATATACTGACCCGGAGGGGGAACCGATGGACATTCTTATTGTCCAAACCCGCTCGGTAAACAAACTGGAACGCACCCGTACTGCCCTGCGAAATTTTGTGGTTCGGCACCTTAAAAACTTTGATAAGTACTATGCTCTTGTTGCTTTCTACTCCAAAGAGGACAACGGTGAAGAATGGCGATTATCCTTAGTAAAAATTGATATTGAGCAGGAGCGCACCGACAAGGGTAAGATCAAAGCGAAGGAAGAGATTGTTCCAGCCAAGCGATTCTCGTACCTGGTAGGTGTGCATGAAGATGCCTATACCGCTCAACGGCAACTGCTACCGCTATTGGTCAACGACCACAGCAACCCTCTGGTAGTAAAGGAAAAGGATGGCGATGGAAGTATTGAGGGTGCTTTTAGCATTGAGAAGGTTACGGATGAATTCTATGAGCAATACAAAGAACTCTACCTCAAGCTGACGGAAAATGCCCGCTTGACCAAAGCACTGGAAAAGGAAGGTTTGGACTCTGTACGTTTTGTCAAGAAACTACTTGGGCAGATCGTCTTCCTCTATTTCCTGCAAAAGAAAGGTTGGCTAGGTGTACCGAAAGATCAAAAAATGGGAAGCGGTTCCAAGCGTTTTCTACAAGACCGATTTTTAGCAGTGGAAAAAGCCGGAGGTAACTATTTCAATGATTTTCTGCGCTACCTGTTTTATGCGGCATTGGCTAGAGAGCATAATGATGAAGGAATCAAATACTATTTCAAGCGACTCGGTTGTAAAATTCCTTTCCTTAATGGTGGTTTATTTGAAGCGGATTACGACTGGGAGAAAGCAAACATCTCTATTCCCAACGAACTGTTTAGAAACAATGAAAAAAACAAAGCCGGTGACAAAGGCACAGGTATTTTGGACGTTTTCGACCGATACAACTTCACTATTAAGGAAGATGAACCGCTGGAAAAAGAAGTAGCCGTTGACCCGGAGATGCTTGGAAAAGTCTTTGAAAACATGCTCGAAATCACCGAGCGGAAAAGCAAAGGCGCTTTCTATACGCCCAGAGAGATTGTGCATTATATGTGTCAGGAAAGCCTGATTCATTATTTGGATAATACCTTAAATGAATACACCGAAAGCTACCAGGCTTTTGACAGTGACCAAACCAGTTTGTTTGGTGGTAGCACTAATAGGAAAGGCAACCTGAAGATCGAGCTCGAAAACAAAGGTGATATCCGTGTGCCTAAAGAAGACATTGACCAATTGATACGGCAAGGTCATTTGGTGTTGGAACATGAAACTACGGTAACCGGAAAAGGCAAGGAAACCAAAAGCTATCAATACAAACTGCCTGAAAGCATTCGTACTCATGCTAAAAAATTGGATGATGCACTGGCAGATATAAAGATCTGTGACCCGGCCATCGGTTCAGGCGCCTTTCCGGTGGGCTTGTTACAGGAAATTGTAACAGCTCGTATGGTATTGAACTCCTTCCTGCAAAACGAGAAGCACACACCCTATTACCTGAAGCGCCATGCCATACAGGAAAGCATTTACGGGGTAGACATTGATGCCAGTGCCATTGACATTGCCCGCTTGCGGTTGTGGCTTTCCATGATTGTGGATGAGGAGGACTATAATACGATTGATGCACTACCTAATCTAGATTATAAAATTGTTTGCGGGAATTCTCTAATTGGTATGCCGGAGAGTTCTATGCGGGACTTGAAGGTTGAGGCCGAATTGGAAAAGATGAAAGAGGAGTTTTTCAATGAAACCAATGAAACTAAAAAGAAAGCACTACGCCAAAACATCAATCAAAAAATCAGGCAATTACTCGATTCTGCTGAAAGCTTTGCCGGCTACAAAATTGATTTTGACTTCAAACTTTATTTTTCCGAGGTATGGCATTACAAAAATGGTTTTGATGTTGTCATAGGCAACCCCCCATACGGTGCTAAGGTTGAGAAATGGGAAAAGGATACATTCAGGAATCAATACCCTGATCTAGAGTTCAAGATAGACAGCTATGAAGTTTTTATATTAAAATCCAATTATTTGATGAGACCTAGAGGCGTAACTTCTTACATTATTCCAAGCGGCCTCATTGATAATTTTTATTCAAAAAAGATTAGGCGTAACTTGCTGAATCAAAGAATATTAGAGATAATAGAATTAGATGATAAAGTCTTCAAGGTAGCAGTCGTTCATTCAATGATTATAACATGGTCAAGAGTTAACCTTAATAATTATTCTATCAAATGTAAAATTGGGTCGATTGAAGAAAAGAATGCATTCATAGCAAATCAGACCCACTTCTTGCAAGAGGAAAATTATAATTTCTCTCTTAGAAAAGTTGAATTTCTGCCTCTTCTTCGGAAGATATATCAAGAAACTTTAGCACTCGAGGAGATATTTAAGATTAAGGATGGTATTGATACAGGAAATAATAAAGAGTTTGTTTCAAAAGAAGAAATTCCAGGTTGGAAGCCCTTGATTGGCGGTTCTGACATCAACCGTTGGACTATTTTAAATTGGCGTTATGTAAACTATGGTAATCACTTAGCAAATCCAAGAGATCCTGAACTTTTTGAGAATCCTAAAATAATCATTCGTGAAACAGGTGATAGAATTATTGCCACACTTGATGAAAAGGGATTTTATGCATTGTCTACTCTCTATTCTGGCTTTGTGCTGGATCATAAGTTTGATTTGAGAGCAATTCTAGCAATGTTGCATTCAGAAATAATTCACTTTCTAATGGTTTTAATCGCTTTTGGTAGAACTAAAGGTGCGTTCACAAAGACCAGAATATTTCACTATTATTCTTTACCAATTCCTAATTGCCTGCTTACACACCAAGCTCCATTATGTACAATTGTAGACTACATGTTATGTATTGCTCCAAAAAAACACAACAACTTACTTCAGGCATTTTTTCAGTCGTTGCTGGATGCCGCATTCTATGAGCTTTATTTGTCAGAGGAGATTCAAGCAGCCAAAAAGCAAATCCTTTCCCACTTAGACGACCTTAAGCCCATTGCGGAAGATATGACAGATGAAGAGAAACTCGCCATCATCCAAAGCGAGTTTGAGCGGCTCTACGACCCAAACCACCCGGTGCGCAACAACCTTGAAACGCTGGATAGTGTGGAGGAGGTGAGAATTATTAAGGAGGCGTTGAAATGA
- a CDS encoding rhomboid family intramembrane serine protease, translating to MDNYLEKLKHILPTFLTVTLGTIFGTALVRWGLSIQLELIDIKLEIWEIWLPLILPWLPMTFWLRQKLRILTFKGDNNKGRLFFQFIGWGTMVSAMIVSQSYLTKATGKLVTIDRLSEIEAVEKARYYKIKEFDVVPMYGTSFTDFRASGKYNQHLNFNTYFACPIVDDSTALPNSVPKYWYGVSFKEQISNKISPAEKERKYNSFYQECLSKMNSYKYHEFEYLERLTNSEARDGFINAIKNRITDESQAEFIILQPQHEPINERAGNKVAWIFGSFGIGLSIFLFSLIWPGYSKSEHRRQLQGKSKTEDDIVEMLKFLIPKGEHFATSVILDINILVFILMTIFGVHILYPNGIELLEWGANRRRETMGGDWWRLVSSMFVHGGFMHLILNIYGLWLAAIFVEPILGRKKYFILYAVSGVCGSIASIWWYENTISVGASGAIFGLYGAILGLLLTNAFPKEGKRGILTMIGVYVVINLLWGLTGGIDNAAHIGGLLSGALTGLILYQIDNE from the coding sequence ATGGACAATTATCTAGAGAAACTAAAACACATCCTTCCGACTTTTTTAACAGTAACACTCGGGACAATTTTTGGGACAGCATTAGTTCGTTGGGGACTTTCAATCCAACTTGAACTCATTGATATAAAATTGGAGATTTGGGAAATTTGGTTGCCTCTTATTCTTCCTTGGCTTCCAATGACATTCTGGCTACGACAAAAGTTGAGAATCCTGACATTCAAAGGAGATAACAACAAAGGACGTCTATTCTTTCAGTTTATTGGTTGGGGGACAATGGTATCTGCCATGATTGTTTCACAAAGTTATTTAACAAAAGCAACTGGTAAGTTAGTCACAATTGATAGGCTAAGCGAAATTGAGGCAGTTGAAAAAGCGCGGTATTATAAGATAAAAGAATTTGATGTTGTTCCGATGTACGGGACATCATTTACGGATTTCAGAGCAAGTGGAAAGTATAATCAGCATTTAAATTTTAATACATACTTTGCCTGTCCTATTGTAGATGACAGTACTGCTCTTCCAAACTCAGTTCCAAAATATTGGTACGGTGTTTCATTTAAAGAACAAATAAGTAATAAAATAAGTCCAGCGGAGAAAGAGAGAAAATATAACTCTTTTTATCAAGAGTGTTTGAGCAAAATGAACTCTTATAAGTACCATGAATTTGAATACCTAGAGAGACTTACAAATTCAGAAGCGCGAGACGGATTTATTAATGCAATAAAGAACAGAATCACAGATGAGAGTCAAGCGGAATTTATTATTCTTCAACCACAACATGAACCCATAAACGAAAGAGCTGGCAACAAAGTCGCGTGGATATTTGGTTCATTTGGTATCGGACTGTCTATTTTCTTATTTAGTCTAATATGGCCAGGGTATAGCAAGTCAGAACACCGTAGACAACTGCAAGGTAAATCAAAGACCGAGGACGATATTGTTGAAATGCTAAAATTCCTCATTCCAAAAGGTGAACACTTTGCAACATCTGTAATACTTGATATTAATATACTTGTCTTCATCTTGATGACAATATTTGGAGTTCACATATTATATCCCAATGGAATTGAATTACTTGAGTGGGGTGCTAATAGAAGACGTGAGACAATGGGAGGAGATTGGTGGAGACTTGTCTCAAGTATGTTTGTACATGGAGGTTTCATGCATTTGATTCTTAATATCTATGGCCTATGGCTAGCAGCTATCTTTGTAGAACCAATACTTGGGAGAAAGAAATACTTTATTCTTTACGCAGTTTCGGGAGTTTGTGGCAGCATTGCAAGTATATGGTGGTATGAGAATACAATAAGTGTTGGCGCATCTGGAGCCATTTTTGGACTTTATGGAGCAATCCTTGGACTGCTTTTAACAAACGCTTTTCCAAAAGAAGGCAAAAGAGGGATACTCACAATGATTGGAGTCTATGTTGTCATTAACTTACTTTGGGGACTGACAGGTGGCATTGACAATGCAGCACACATTGGTGGACTATTAAGTGGAGCGTTGACAGGACTGATACTATATCAAATAGACAACGAGTGA